From a region of the Polynucleobacter corsicus genome:
- the lexA gene encoding transcriptional repressor LexA — MDINTVDFPEELTALPKLTSRQSEILELITKAIDESGSPPTRAEIATQLGFASANAAEEHLRALAKKGYIELTPGTSRGIRIPQRFNQTHNPNRYRQMSLPSGALQQLTLPLIGRVAAGSPIMAVEHIEKQVPIDPSLFSKGADYLLKVVGMSMRDAGILDGDYLAVRKTSEVRNGDIVVARLDDEVTVKRWNQKKTADGMVIELQAENPDFKNILVDKRQPNFAIEGQAVGLIRAGGL, encoded by the coding sequence ATGGATATAAATACAGTCGATTTTCCAGAGGAGCTGACTGCCCTCCCCAAACTCACCTCACGTCAAAGTGAGATTTTGGAATTGATTACCAAGGCCATCGATGAAAGTGGTTCGCCTCCTACGCGCGCTGAAATTGCGACGCAACTGGGCTTTGCTTCTGCCAACGCTGCTGAAGAGCACTTACGTGCATTAGCAAAAAAAGGGTATATCGAACTGACACCGGGAACGTCCCGCGGCATTCGTATTCCGCAACGATTTAATCAGACACACAATCCCAATAGATATCGTCAGATGTCATTACCTTCTGGCGCTCTTCAGCAACTGACACTGCCACTCATTGGTCGTGTTGCAGCGGGCTCTCCAATCATGGCTGTTGAGCATATTGAAAAACAAGTGCCAATTGATCCAAGCTTGTTTAGCAAAGGTGCTGACTACTTACTCAAGGTGGTTGGCATGAGCATGCGCGATGCTGGTATTTTGGATGGCGACTATCTCGCAGTGCGAAAAACCTCCGAGGTCCGTAACGGCGATATTGTTGTTGCGCGCTTAGATGATGAGGTGACAGTAAAACGCTGGAACCAAAAGAAAACTGCAGATGGCATGGTGATTGAATTACAAGCCGAGAACCCAGACTTCAAAAATATTTTGGTAGATAAACGTCAACCGAACTTTGCAATTGAAGGTCAAGCAGTTGGTCTCATTAGGGCTGGCGGACTGTAA
- the pgsA gene encoding CDP-diacylglycerol--glycerol-3-phosphate 3-phosphatidyltransferase, whose protein sequence is MPFNLPIALTWLRVAAIPLVVAVFYLPNSWLTPFEKNLTATVIFVFAAVTDWLDGYLARKMKQESAFGQFLDPVADKLIVAAALLVLLNMDRVQVWVALIIIGREITISALREWMALLGAGKSVAVHMVGKLKTTAQLVAIPFLLLNDTIFGWLNCAQVGTWLIWIASFLTLWSMFYYMKKALPQLVEKAK, encoded by the coding sequence ATGCCGTTTAACTTACCTATTGCCCTGACCTGGTTGCGCGTTGCCGCAATCCCGCTTGTCGTCGCAGTGTTCTACTTACCCAATAGCTGGCTAACTCCTTTTGAAAAGAATCTCACAGCCACAGTAATTTTTGTTTTTGCGGCAGTAACTGACTGGTTAGATGGTTACTTGGCTCGAAAAATGAAACAAGAGTCGGCGTTTGGTCAATTCTTAGACCCGGTAGCAGACAAGTTGATTGTTGCTGCTGCATTATTGGTTCTTCTCAATATGGACCGTGTGCAGGTTTGGGTTGCCCTCATCATTATTGGGCGTGAAATTACTATCTCAGCACTAAGAGAGTGGATGGCGCTCTTGGGTGCCGGAAAAAGTGTTGCTGTGCATATGGTCGGCAAACTCAAGACCACGGCCCAACTTGTAGCGATTCCATTTTTATTGTTGAACGACACCATATTTGGTTGGCTCAATTGCGCGCAAGTGGGTACTTGGTTAATCTGGATTGCATCCTTTTTGACACTTTGGTCTATGTTCTATTACATGAAAAAGGCTTTGCCTCAGCTAGTCGAAAAAGCTAAGTAA
- the uvrC gene encoding excinuclease ABC subunit UvrC produces the protein MSNSLFETLQQDVKRLPGLPGVYRFFDEAGHILYVGKARNLKKRVSSYFQRTQLSPRIELMVGKIARYETTVTRSETEALILENNLIKELAPPFNILFRDDKSYPYVMLTGHQFPRLASYRGKTDKRNHYFGPFPNSWAVRNSVQILQKVFRLRTCEDSVFKNRSRPCLLHQIHRCSAPCVGRLNTDQYGQDVAQAKRFLEGDHSRVLSELEKKMHAYSDAMEFEMAAVLRDRIADLSSVLQQQSMDTVADGEGDVDVIAVAQMEGVVCVNLAMIRGGRHLGDRAYFPKGLRSSSGELPPPAEILEAFIAQHYLEEKSGDGEATTNLIPPVLILNHPLRKLVDDIAAPEESAEDGAEQVAPEGLHDLLNAQAGKRITFLHQPQGQRRHWLSMAEGNAKIAIAKRLVETGGQLARARALADVLALELESLEQLRIECFDISHTSGEATQASCVVYSKNAMQPSEYRRFNINDITPGDDYAAMRQVLQRRYANFQELPVEKMPQVILIDGGKGQVEMARQVLSEFGMDISLIVGVAKGEGRKVGLEALIFADGRKSLELGIDSAALLLVAQIRDEAHRFAITGMRAKRAKARTVSQLEEIEGIGAKRRQKLLARFGGLRGVSNATIEELSSVEGISNALAEQIYKQLH, from the coding sequence ATGAGCAATTCGCTTTTTGAAACCCTTCAGCAGGATGTTAAACGGCTACCCGGATTGCCGGGGGTATATCGCTTCTTTGATGAGGCGGGACATATTCTGTATGTCGGAAAAGCGCGCAACCTCAAAAAGCGGGTATCTAGTTACTTCCAGCGAACTCAGCTTTCACCACGGATAGAGCTGATGGTGGGAAAAATTGCCCGCTACGAAACTACAGTAACACGCTCAGAAACCGAAGCCTTAATTCTAGAGAACAATTTGATTAAGGAGTTAGCTCCTCCATTTAATATTCTCTTCCGAGATGATAAATCCTATCCCTATGTGATGTTGACGGGGCACCAGTTTCCACGCCTAGCCTCCTATCGAGGAAAAACGGATAAGCGCAATCACTACTTTGGACCATTCCCGAATTCATGGGCGGTGCGTAATAGCGTGCAGATTTTGCAAAAAGTCTTTCGTCTGAGAACTTGTGAAGACTCTGTTTTCAAAAACCGGAGCCGCCCTTGTTTATTGCATCAAATTCATCGTTGTAGCGCACCTTGCGTTGGTCGACTGAACACAGATCAATATGGGCAGGATGTAGCCCAGGCAAAACGTTTCTTAGAGGGTGATCATAGTCGCGTGCTCTCTGAGCTTGAAAAAAAGATGCACGCTTACAGTGATGCTATGGAGTTTGAAATGGCTGCAGTACTAAGAGATCGGATTGCCGATCTTTCTAGCGTCTTGCAGCAGCAGTCAATGGACACCGTTGCTGATGGTGAGGGTGATGTTGATGTCATCGCTGTCGCTCAAATGGAAGGCGTGGTTTGCGTCAATTTAGCAATGATTCGTGGCGGTCGCCATTTGGGTGATCGCGCCTATTTCCCGAAAGGCTTGCGCTCAAGCTCTGGAGAGCTGCCACCCCCCGCAGAAATTTTAGAAGCGTTTATTGCGCAGCATTACTTAGAGGAGAAGTCAGGTGATGGTGAGGCGACTACTAATTTAATTCCACCTGTGTTGATTCTGAATCATCCCTTGAGAAAGTTGGTGGATGATATTGCGGCGCCGGAAGAAAGTGCTGAAGATGGTGCCGAGCAAGTTGCCCCAGAGGGTTTGCATGATTTGCTCAATGCGCAAGCTGGTAAGCGCATTACTTTTCTACACCAACCACAAGGTCAGAGACGACATTGGTTGTCGATGGCTGAGGGTAATGCCAAGATTGCGATAGCGAAGCGTTTGGTCGAGACTGGTGGACAACTAGCAAGAGCACGTGCACTGGCTGATGTCTTGGCCTTAGAGTTGGAAAGTCTTGAGCAGTTACGGATTGAGTGTTTTGACATTAGTCATACCTCTGGTGAGGCTACGCAAGCATCTTGTGTGGTGTACTCCAAAAATGCGATGCAGCCTAGTGAATACCGCCGTTTTAATATTAATGACATTACACCGGGCGATGATTACGCCGCAATGCGTCAGGTCTTGCAGCGCCGTTATGCAAACTTTCAAGAGCTTCCTGTTGAGAAGATGCCACAAGTCATTTTGATTGACGGTGGCAAAGGTCAGGTTGAGATGGCAAGACAAGTGCTCTCTGAATTTGGTATGGATATCAGCTTGATAGTTGGTGTTGCTAAAGGGGAGGGTCGTAAGGTCGGTCTTGAGGCACTCATTTTTGCGGACGGGCGGAAATCGCTCGAACTCGGCATTGATAGCGCGGCTTTGTTATTGGTAGCGCAAATCCGTGATGAGGCACATCGCTTTGCCATTACTGGCATGCGTGCCAAACGAGCAAAGGCGAGGACAGTTTCTCAGTTGGAAGAGATTGAGGGTATCGGAGCGAAACGTCGTCAAAAATTACTCGCCCGTTTTGGGGGTTTGCGTGGCGTTTCTAATGCCACCATCGAAGAGCTCTCCAGTGTTGAGGGAATATCCAATGCATTGGCAGAGCAAATCTATAAGCAACTCCATTGA